In one Desulfoferula mesophila genomic region, the following are encoded:
- a CDS encoding DUF3786 domain-containing protein, which produces MARVDDYQKSFDLAAEELATRNWTDVARKAGAKASDDAAYLEMNYLGRPVRVTAPPISVTATDNGPEIPLAEQALVLHYLVNADGTQPSGEWITYREVEAGEFYWSAFVKRAKDPLVGFFGERPELLTELAPLVGGEGPGETGDASVIIRAFPMVPIQLVLWAGDEEFPADGNLLFDRTIGRYLSTEDIALTAGMPIYKMMALSRQKG; this is translated from the coding sequence ATGGCCCGGGTGGACGATTATCAAAAAAGCTTTGACCTGGCCGCCGAAGAGCTGGCCACGCGCAACTGGACCGACGTGGCCCGCAAGGCCGGGGCCAAGGCGTCCGACGACGCCGCTTATCTGGAGATGAACTACCTGGGCCGCCCGGTCCGGGTCACCGCCCCGCCCATCAGCGTGACGGCCACCGACAACGGCCCGGAGATTCCCCTGGCCGAGCAGGCCTTGGTGTTGCACTACCTGGTAAACGCCGACGGCACCCAGCCCAGCGGCGAGTGGATCACCTACCGCGAGGTGGAGGCGGGCGAGTTCTACTGGTCGGCCTTCGTCAAAAGGGCCAAGGACCCCCTGGTGGGCTTCTTCGGCGAGCGCCCGGAGCTCTTGACCGAGCTGGCCCCCCTGGTGGGCGGCGAGGGGCCGGGCGAGACCGGCGACGCCTCGGTGATCATCCGGGCCTTCCCCATGGTGCCCATCCAACTGGTGCTGTGGGCCGGGGACGAGGAGTTCCCGGCGGATGGCAACCTGCTGTTCGACCGCACCATCGGCCGCTATCTGTCCACAGAGGACATCGCCCTGACCGCGGGCATGCCCATCTACAAAATGATGGCCTTGTCTAGGCAAAAGGGCTAG
- a CDS encoding (2Fe-2S)-binding protein translates to MSGDHEHSESCGCGCGCGDTLVLDQDLARRWREAPDQEVVCACTGVDKAAVKAAIAAGAFTAPLVKAMTGVGRELGCRQRRQCQSDLEVLVALYGGAQGGHC, encoded by the coding sequence ATGAGCGGCGATCACGAACATTCCGAAAGTTGCGGCTGCGGCTGCGGTTGCGGAGACACCCTGGTTTTGGACCAGGATCTGGCCCGGCGCTGGCGCGAGGCCCCGGACCAAGAGGTGGTGTGCGCCTGCACCGGCGTGGACAAGGCGGCGGTAAAGGCGGCCATCGCCGCCGGGGCCTTCACCGCGCCCCTGGTCAAGGCCATGACCGGGGTGGGGCGGGAGCTGGGCTGCCGCCAGCGGCGCCAGTGCCAGTCCGACCTGGAGGTGCTGGTGGCCCTGTACGGCGGGGCCCAGGGCGGCCACTGTTGA
- a CDS encoding carbon monoxide dehydrogenase accessory protein CooC has translation MKIAVSGKGGVGKTTFSAMLARSLAEKGLRVLAVDADPDANLGQALGFPDYQKLVPVSDMKDLIAERTNSDGENWGTYFKLNPTVNDLPDKLSVEHHGVRLMVMGTVKKGGGGCICPASTMLKALMAHLVLLHKEVLILDMEAGLEHLGRGTSQGVDFLIVVVEPGRRSVDTAEHIRQLAGDLGLTKVLIVGNKIRSDKDEEYLKETLKDFEFLGFMRYDEEIIEADMEAKCPTDVAMNAKASVTAMADKLIARSEK, from the coding sequence ATGAAGATTGCGGTAAGCGGAAAAGGCGGCGTGGGCAAGACCACCTTCTCGGCCATGCTGGCCCGGTCCTTGGCCGAAAAGGGCCTCAGGGTGTTGGCGGTGGACGCCGACCCCGACGCCAACCTGGGCCAAGCCCTGGGTTTCCCGGACTACCAGAAGCTGGTGCCGGTGAGCGACATGAAAGACCTCATCGCCGAGCGCACCAACAGCGACGGTGAAAACTGGGGCACCTACTTCAAGCTCAACCCCACGGTCAACGACCTGCCCGACAAGCTGAGCGTGGAGCACCACGGGGTGCGCCTCATGGTCATGGGCACGGTGAAAAAGGGCGGCGGCGGCTGTATCTGCCCGGCCTCCACCATGCTCAAGGCCCTGATGGCCCACCTGGTGCTGCTGCACAAGGAGGTGCTGATCCTGGACATGGAGGCGGGCCTGGAGCACCTGGGCCGGGGCACCAGCCAGGGGGTGGACTTCCTCATCGTGGTGGTGGAGCCGGGGCGGCGCTCGGTGGACACCGCCGAACATATCCGCCAGCTGGCCGGCGATTTGGGCCTGACCAAGGTGCTCATCGTGGGCAACAAGATCCGCAGCGACAAGGACGAGGAGTACCTTAAGGAAACCCTCAAGGATTTCGAATTCTTGGGCTTCATGCGCTACGACGAGGAGATCATCGAGGCGGACATGGAGGCCAAGTGCCCCACCGACGTGGCCATGAACGCCAAGGCCTCGGTGACGGCCATGGCCGACAAGCTCATCGCCAGGTCGGAAAAATAA
- a CDS encoding 4Fe-4S binding protein — protein sequence MTGAAQDVYQALAQHLDRSPLGAPQGPELMAILRELFSEPEAAVAAALPFRPVRLSKLAQTLERPAEEIAPLLGALASRGLAYHRATKAGDYYSLLPLAPGMAEAQFWAMAPGEGKVRMARLFEDYYETGVGKAFAEASTPYSRVIPVGKAITNRQEILPYEKAEDLIRQHEHLALIDCYCRSQAKLLGQGCDAPLDVCMIFGSFAEFAVNQGWAQPMDEAGMLDALERAEKAGLVHVVDNVAENVNFLCNCCGCCCMFLQTITRMNQLGAVSQAAYLAQVDPELCTACEQCADTCQVAAIRVDDDCAAVEPELCLGCGQCATVCPSEAITMMRREARPMPAHHGELQAKLAAARGVN from the coding sequence ATGACCGGCGCCGCCCAAGACGTCTATCAGGCCCTGGCCCAACACCTGGACCGCTCCCCCTTGGGGGCGCCCCAAGGGCCCGAGCTTATGGCCATCTTGCGCGAGCTGTTCAGCGAGCCGGAGGCGGCGGTGGCCGCGGCCCTGCCCTTCCGTCCGGTGCGGTTGAGCAAGCTGGCCCAAACCCTGGAGCGCCCGGCCGAGGAGATCGCCCCGCTGCTGGGGGCCTTGGCCTCCCGGGGGCTGGCCTATCACCGCGCCACCAAGGCCGGCGACTACTATAGCCTGCTGCCCCTGGCGCCGGGCATGGCCGAGGCCCAGTTCTGGGCCATGGCCCCGGGCGAGGGCAAGGTCAGGATGGCCCGGCTTTTCGAGGACTACTACGAGACCGGGGTGGGCAAGGCCTTTGCCGAGGCCTCCACGCCCTACTCGCGGGTGATCCCGGTGGGCAAGGCCATCACCAACCGCCAGGAGATTCTGCCCTACGAAAAGGCGGAGGATCTCATCCGCCAGCATGAGCACCTGGCCTTGATCGACTGCTACTGCCGCTCCCAGGCCAAGCTCTTGGGCCAGGGCTGCGACGCGCCCCTGGACGTGTGCATGATCTTCGGCTCATTCGCCGAGTTCGCGGTGAACCAGGGCTGGGCCCAGCCCATGGACGAGGCCGGGATGCTGGACGCGCTGGAGCGGGCCGAAAAGGCCGGCTTGGTGCACGTAGTGGACAACGTAGCGGAAAACGTGAACTTTTTGTGCAATTGCTGCGGGTGCTGCTGCATGTTTTTGCAGACCATCACCCGCATGAACCAATTGGGCGCGGTAAGCCAGGCGGCTTACCTGGCCCAGGTGGACCCCGAGCTCTGCACCGCCTGCGAACAATGCGCCGACACTTGTCAAGTGGCGGCTATCCGCGTGGATGACGATTGCGCGGCGGTGGAGCCCGAACTCTGCCTGGGCTGTGGACAATGCGCCACGGTATGCCCCAGCGAGGCCATAACCATGATGCGCCGCGAGGCCCGGCCGATGCCGGCCCACCACGGCGAACTACAGGCCAAACTGGCCGCGGCCCGCGGGGTGAATTAG
- a CDS encoding sigma-70 family RNA polymerase sigma factor, protein MAESRNIKGPDFSLDTPVTYFKEVEGRDLLTPERELELGKTIQDGRDEILCKALSIIKGDKDALDNCERIEAWLADSHKSPLSVEDVMAETFELLKRAAAKRKPSKKLSKTLEEIDSARLQVEVAVQEMVEANLRLAVSIAKKYTFRGLSFADLIQEGNIGLMKAVNRYDYKTGYRFSTFASWWIRQTISRAIYDQARTIRIPIHLLELRSKYFRVYYGLLKELGREPLPKEVAEKVGIDESKVKEIVNLTLDSTSLETPVGEDGDELGDFIENKEAECPFEKVGEGEMMIHLGEALESLDAREKRILQMRFGLGDEDEHTLEQVGQVFGLSRERVRQIEKKALQRLRHPQWRAVLEDHV, encoded by the coding sequence ATGGCCGAAAGCCGCAATATAAAAGGACCGGACTTCAGCCTGGACACCCCGGTCACCTATTTCAAAGAGGTGGAGGGGCGCGACCTGCTGACCCCCGAGCGGGAGCTGGAGCTGGGCAAAACCATCCAGGACGGCCGCGACGAGATCCTGTGCAAAGCCCTGTCCATCATCAAGGGCGACAAGGATGCCCTCGACAACTGCGAGCGCATCGAGGCCTGGCTGGCCGACAGCCACAAGTCTCCCCTGTCCGTGGAAGACGTGATGGCCGAGACCTTCGAGCTGCTCAAGCGGGCCGCCGCCAAGCGCAAGCCCTCCAAGAAGCTCTCCAAGACCTTGGAGGAGATCGACAGCGCCCGTTTGCAGGTGGAGGTGGCGGTGCAGGAGATGGTGGAAGCCAACCTGCGCCTGGCCGTGTCCATCGCCAAAAAGTATACCTTCCGTGGCCTTAGCTTTGCCGACCTGATCCAGGAAGGCAACATCGGCCTGATGAAGGCGGTGAACCGCTACGACTACAAGACCGGTTACCGTTTCAGCACCTTCGCCTCTTGGTGGATTCGCCAGACCATAAGCCGGGCCATCTACGACCAGGCCCGCACCATCCGCATCCCCATCCACCTCTTGGAGCTGCGCTCTAAGTACTTCCGGGTCTACTACGGCCTCTTGAAGGAGCTGGGACGCGAGCCCCTGCCCAAGGAAGTGGCCGAGAAGGTGGGCATCGACGAGAGCAAGGTCAAGGAGATCGTCAACCTGACCCTGGATTCCACCAGCCTGGAGACCCCGGTGGGCGAGGACGGCGACGAGCTGGGCGACTTCATCGAGAACAAGGAAGCCGAGTGCCCCTTCGAGAAGGTGGGCGAGGGCGAGATGATGATCCACCTGGGCGAGGCGTTGGAGTCCCTGGACGCGCGCGAAAAGCGCATCCTGCAGATGCGCTTCGGCCTGGGCGACGAGGACGAGCACACCCTGGAGCAGGTGGGCCAGGTCTTCGGCCTGTCCCGTGAGCGGGTGCGCCAGATCGAGAAAAAGGCCCTGCAGCGTCTGCGTCATCCTCAATGGCGGGCGGTGCTGGAGGACCACGTCTAG
- a CDS encoding phosphodiester glycosidase family protein produces the protein MIFRLIPDGRKAWPVVLSCALLLLAAVWAAPCPAAGPWQSWRPGLESARFALETAGPAPRPELVALRVDPARFALRLLCAGNRGGKPRTARQWSREFGLTAVINASMYRTDHLTSVGLMLGRDYVNNPRLAKGQSAVLALDPLRPGADPARLFDLHQTPLAQIKVRYATLIQNYRLFTPGGTNLWRRADQRWSSALVGQDRAGRVLLLICREPYPMPKLVARLLKLPLNLRAAMYVEGGPEATLYAKDGGRELDVVGAFGSRPEQTVANTAQWPLPNVIGVVPLP, from the coding sequence CCCTGCTGCTGCTGGCCGCGGTCTGGGCCGCGCCCTGCCCGGCCGCCGGCCCCTGGCAGAGCTGGCGGCCCGGCCTGGAGAGCGCCCGCTTCGCCCTGGAAACCGCAGGCCCCGCCCCGCGCCCCGAGCTGGTGGCGCTCCGGGTGGACCCGGCCCGCTTCGCCCTGCGCCTGCTGTGCGCGGGCAACCGCGGCGGCAAGCCCCGCACCGCCCGCCAATGGAGCCGCGAGTTCGGCCTAACGGCGGTGATCAACGCCTCCATGTATCGCACCGACCACCTCACCAGCGTGGGCCTGATGCTCGGCCGGGACTACGTCAACAACCCCCGCTTGGCCAAGGGCCAGAGCGCCGTCCTGGCCCTGGACCCCCTGCGCCCCGGCGCGGATCCGGCCCGCCTGTTCGACCTGCACCAGACCCCCTTGGCCCAGATCAAGGTCCGCTACGCCACCCTGATCCAGAACTACCGCCTGTTCACCCCGGGCGGCACCAACCTGTGGCGCCGGGCCGACCAGCGATGGTCCAGCGCCCTGGTGGGCCAGGACCGGGCGGGGCGGGTGCTGCTGCTGATCTGCCGGGAGCCCTACCCCATGCCCAAGCTGGTGGCCCGCCTGCTCAAGCTGCCCCTGAATTTGCGGGCGGCCATGTACGTGGAGGGCGGGCCGGAGGCCACCCTCTACGCCAAGGACGGGGGGCGCGAACTGGACGTGGTGGGCGCCTTCGGCTCCCGGCCCGAGCAGACCGTGGCCAACACCGCCCAGTGGCCCCTGCCCAACGTCATCGGGGTGGTTCCACTGCCCTAG
- a CDS encoding gamma-glutamylcyclotransferase family protein, with protein sequence MAEPELIFFYGTLMRPYPTLERLGVERLLAYRGWDAVAGRLYSLDRYPALTLEEGWVRGQVFELLDPAALAVLDRFEQYLPQDPAGSEYLRRLLPLKSGAASAWVYVFNRPTTGLAPVPDGDWAAQQGQTIPWDDFFASRTIE encoded by the coding sequence ATGGCCGAGCCGGAGCTAATCTTTTTCTACGGCACCCTGATGCGGCCCTATCCCACCCTGGAGCGGCTGGGGGTGGAGCGCCTGCTGGCCTATCGGGGCTGGGACGCGGTGGCCGGGCGGCTCTACAGCCTGGACCGCTACCCCGCCCTGACCCTGGAAGAGGGCTGGGTGCGCGGCCAGGTCTTCGAGCTGTTGGACCCGGCGGCCCTGGCCGTGCTGGACCGTTTCGAGCAATACCTGCCGCAGGACCCGGCGGGCTCGGAATATCTGCGCCGCCTCTTGCCCCTTAAGAGCGGCGCGGCTTCGGCCTGGGTCTACGTGTTCAACCGCCCCACCACGGGCCTGGCCCCGGTGCCGGACGGCGACTGGGCCGCCCAGCAAGGCCAAACCATCCCTTGGGATGACTTTTTCGCCTCGCGCACGATAGAATAA
- the cysS gene encoding cysteine--tRNA ligase: MSARVVDNILQLVGDTPLVRINRLNPNPGVTVYAKLEFMNPGGSVKDRPALNMIEQAEKRGELTKDKIVLEATSGNTGIGLAMACAVKGYKMLFTMAESASLERRKILRAYGADILLTPAHLATDGAIEEAYRLAREEPERYFLVDQYNNEDNWMAHARENSTADEIYQATQGKVSMVVATLGTSGTVMGLTRRLHRLDPKVKVVAVEPYQGHKIQGLKNMKESYPPGIFSPGEVDRLVNVDDDGAYEIARRLAREEGIFVGMSAGAAMKVALDQAATLPEGSVVVALMADGGERYLSTSLFSSEKVPVPLRFYNTLSRQEQDLNPVRPGQVGIYACGPSLDGPPDLGLCRRMVFADLVRRYLEFRGFEVKLIINIADVDDRTVNQCLAEEADWKEFTARWQQAFHQDMDALNVLPALDYPKASEHVSQMVDAARELLAKDLAYEKLRSVYFNISRFPDYGKLSGVDLMATQSDKHTDYDYYEKDNPRDFTLFKRSSLAELKAGIYWSTPWGNVRPGWHVECATMSTEHLGQPFDLHLASTDLIFPHGENEIAVAQSLTGKPLANMWLHSEVVMVDGKKASRVSGNDVTLREVLELGYSPAAVRFWLLSQHYRRPLTYEREQLDQAAKTVERLDDFVERLRFMTPGATAPDLDQILYEAKSGIQEAMDHDLNVAKAMGQLFAMVRRVNRLMNQGLMDAAQVEQVLAFVASANRVLGVMNLEPPAGDADIEQMVKRRDAARTAGDFALADKLRDELAARGVQLVDTPSGTRWNRIN, encoded by the coding sequence ATGAGCGCGCGCGTGGTGGACAACATCCTACAGTTGGTGGGCGACACCCCCCTGGTGCGCATCAACCGCCTGAATCCCAACCCCGGCGTCACGGTGTACGCCAAGCTGGAGTTCATGAACCCCGGCGGCTCGGTGAAGGACCGCCCGGCGCTCAACATGATCGAGCAGGCGGAAAAGCGCGGCGAGCTGACCAAGGACAAGATCGTCCTGGAGGCCACCAGCGGCAACACCGGCATCGGCCTGGCCATGGCCTGCGCGGTCAAGGGCTACAAGATGCTGTTCACCATGGCCGAGTCCGCCTCCCTGGAACGGCGCAAGATCCTTCGGGCCTACGGGGCCGACATCCTGCTCACCCCGGCCCACCTGGCCACCGACGGGGCCATCGAGGAGGCCTACCGCCTGGCCCGCGAGGAGCCGGAGCGCTACTTCCTGGTGGACCAGTACAACAACGAAGACAACTGGATGGCCCACGCCCGGGAAAACTCCACGGCCGACGAGATCTACCAGGCCACACAGGGCAAGGTAAGTATGGTGGTGGCCACCCTGGGCACCAGCGGCACGGTGATGGGCCTCACCCGCCGCCTGCACCGCCTGGACCCCAAGGTAAAGGTGGTGGCGGTGGAGCCCTACCAGGGGCACAAGATTCAGGGCCTCAAGAACATGAAGGAGTCCTACCCGCCGGGCATCTTCAGCCCCGGCGAGGTGGACCGGCTGGTCAACGTGGACGACGACGGCGCCTACGAGATCGCCCGCCGCCTGGCCCGCGAGGAAGGCATCTTCGTGGGCATGAGCGCCGGGGCGGCCATGAAGGTGGCCCTGGACCAGGCGGCCACCCTGCCCGAGGGCTCGGTGGTGGTGGCGCTCATGGCCGACGGCGGGGAGCGCTATCTGTCCACTTCGCTGTTCAGCAGCGAAAAGGTCCCCGTGCCGCTCAGGTTCTACAACACCCTGAGCCGCCAGGAACAAGATCTCAACCCGGTGCGTCCCGGCCAGGTGGGCATCTACGCCTGCGGCCCCTCCCTGGACGGCCCGCCGGACCTGGGCCTGTGCCGCCGCATGGTCTTCGCCGACCTGGTGCGCCGCTATCTGGAGTTTAGGGGCTTCGAGGTCAAGCTGATCATCAACATCGCCGACGTGGACGACCGCACCGTGAACCAGTGCCTGGCCGAGGAGGCCGACTGGAAGGAGTTCACCGCCCGTTGGCAGCAGGCGTTCCACCAGGACATGGACGCCTTGAACGTCCTGCCCGCCCTGGACTATCCCAAGGCCAGCGAACACGTCAGTCAGATGGTGGACGCGGCCCGGGAGCTGTTGGCCAAGGATCTGGCCTACGAAAAGCTCCGCAGCGTGTACTTCAACATCAGCCGCTTCCCCGACTACGGCAAGCTCTCGGGCGTGGACCTCATGGCCACCCAGAGCGACAAGCACACCGACTACGACTATTACGAGAAGGACAACCCCCGCGACTTCACCCTGTTCAAGCGCTCCTCCCTGGCCGAGCTAAAGGCGGGCATCTACTGGTCCACCCCCTGGGGCAACGTGCGCCCCGGCTGGCACGTGGAATGCGCCACCATGTCCACCGAGCACCTGGGCCAGCCCTTCGACCTGCACCTGGCCTCCACCGACCTGATCTTTCCCCACGGCGAAAACGAGATCGCCGTGGCCCAGAGCCTCACGGGCAAGCCGCTGGCCAACATGTGGCTGCACTCCGAGGTGGTGATGGTGGACGGCAAAAAGGCCAGCCGGGTATCGGGCAACGACGTGACCCTGCGCGAGGTGCTGGAGCTGGGCTACTCGCCGGCCGCGGTGCGCTTCTGGCTACTCAGCCAGCACTACCGCCGGCCGCTGACCTATGAGCGCGAGCAGCTGGACCAGGCGGCCAAGACGGTGGAGCGCCTGGACGACTTCGTGGAGCGCCTGCGCTTCATGACCCCCGGCGCCACCGCCCCGGACCTGGACCAGATTCTCTACGAGGCCAAGAGCGGCATCCAGGAGGCCATGGACCACGACCTCAACGTGGCCAAGGCCATGGGCCAGCTTTTCGCCATGGTGCGCCGCGTCAACCGCCTGATGAACCAGGGGCTCATGGACGCGGCCCAGGTGGAGCAGGTGCTGGCCTTCGTCGCTAGCGCCAACCGGGTGTTGGGGGTGATGAACCTGGAGCCCCCGGCGGGCGACGCGGACATCGAGCAGATGGTCAAGCGGCGCGACGCGGCCCGGACGGCGGGCGACTTCGCCCTGGCCGACAAGCTGCGCGACGAGCTGGCCGCCCGGGGGGTGCAGCTTGTCGATACTCCCTCCGGCACCCGCTGGAATAGAATCAATTAG
- a CDS encoding Smr/MutS family protein encodes MAKKKKKKAASPAPAPKERAFNAPFAALGKELKKTAVPEAPPPAPVVPSKPEDAPEDEQALFNQAMSQVARLPGEQRPTPKTPPPNPANLGQAVDEELEVMAHLAELISGSADFDLRMSDEYVSGQARGVGPELMERLAQGAFPIQDHLDLHGLGLTDAQGEVADFVDSAVARGLRHVLLVHGRGKGSPGGVPVLKQGLAAWLEHKRFARKVLAFCTARPIDGGAGAMYLLLRKWSGPKGHKW; translated from the coding sequence ATGGCCAAAAAGAAGAAGAAAAAAGCCGCCTCCCCCGCCCCGGCCCCCAAAGAGCGGGCTTTCAACGCACCCTTCGCCGCCCTGGGCAAGGAGCTAAAAAAGACCGCCGTGCCGGAGGCGCCGCCGCCCGCGCCAGTGGTGCCATCCAAACCGGAGGACGCCCCCGAGGACGAGCAGGCCCTGTTCAATCAGGCCATGTCCCAGGTGGCGCGCCTGCCCGGCGAGCAGCGCCCCACGCCCAAGACCCCGCCCCCCAACCCGGCCAACCTGGGCCAGGCGGTGGACGAGGAGTTGGAGGTCATGGCCCACCTGGCCGAGCTGATCAGCGGCAGCGCCGATTTCGATTTGCGCATGAGCGACGAGTACGTCAGCGGCCAGGCCCGGGGGGTGGGGCCGGAGCTGATGGAGCGCCTGGCCCAGGGGGCCTTTCCCATCCAGGACCACCTGGACCTGCACGGCCTGGGCCTCACCGACGCTCAGGGCGAGGTTGCCGACTTCGTGGACAGCGCGGTGGCCCGGGGCCTCAGGCACGTGCTGTTGGTGCACGGCCGGGGCAAGGGCTCCCCCGGCGGGGTGCCGGTGCTCAAGCAGGGCCTGGCCGCCTGGCTGGAGCACAAGCGCTTCGCCCGCAAGGTGCTGGCCTTTTGCACCGCCCGGCCCATCGACGGCGGGGCGGGGGCCATGTATTTGTTGTTGCGTAAGTGGTCGGGGCCCAAGGGTCACAAATGGTAG
- a CDS encoding AsmA-like C-terminal region-containing protein yields the protein MLKRAFKYLFLLVAATALAWLVVYLAGWSIPIGFMRDSLLARLNQELAPVRVAIEGPISLRPTLNPSVNFSDIKLTWPARQPGRHPWATVGRASIRASLASLWHGRLDLERVALHDLHLPVGPPREDHQRAVLRFPEVSGRLIFSEGQVRLEDLALRLERGALLGRMLLNPKLNPPKLVLHLESTLLDVDGLAHLVALEKQDRAEAKSDLGQGTARDLMMEDLAKSVQGELTLKAEKISWRGRDAGRGELHISSRDRRLAVERLNVELLGGRISARNTFWPLENGLGAELELEVHNFPYGFLAHQMSEASLGNRGVFSLRLSMTSQTPRGTPLLDRANGTLQVGVWPLDLRAEAYDLWAANLMFALLGSLASKTESKVNCAVGEFVLQNGVMTSKELVIDTSKVRVSGKGSIDFPARRFEVHLQPRAKKPAFFSLETPISIKGTFDQASAGVSPGGLVGSVINFATSPVFAPLRRLMDIIIPEKDPNICRDPKSWPPPADQPR from the coding sequence GTGCTCAAGCGCGCGTTCAAATACCTTTTCCTGTTGGTGGCCGCGACGGCCCTGGCCTGGCTGGTGGTCTACCTGGCGGGCTGGAGCATACCCATCGGGTTCATGCGCGACAGCCTGCTCGCCCGGCTGAACCAGGAGTTGGCCCCGGTGCGCGTGGCCATCGAGGGGCCCATCAGCCTGCGGCCCACCCTGAACCCAAGCGTGAACTTCTCCGATATCAAGCTGACCTGGCCCGCCCGGCAACCGGGGCGGCACCCCTGGGCCACGGTGGGCCGCGCCAGCATCCGGGCCTCCCTCGCCTCCCTGTGGCATGGCCGCCTCGACCTGGAACGGGTCGCCTTGCATGACCTGCATCTGCCCGTGGGCCCCCCCCGCGAGGACCACCAGAGGGCGGTGCTGCGCTTTCCCGAGGTCTCGGGCCGCCTGATCTTCTCCGAGGGCCAGGTGCGCCTGGAGGACCTGGCCTTGCGCCTGGAGCGCGGCGCCCTGCTCGGCAGGATGCTGCTGAACCCCAAGCTCAACCCGCCCAAGCTGGTGCTGCACCTGGAATCAACCCTGCTCGACGTGGACGGCCTGGCCCATTTGGTGGCCCTGGAAAAACAGGACCGCGCCGAGGCCAAGTCCGACCTTGGCCAGGGCACGGCCCGGGACCTCATGATGGAAGACCTGGCCAAATCCGTGCAAGGGGAGCTGACCCTCAAGGCCGAGAAGATCAGCTGGCGGGGACGGGACGCGGGGCGCGGGGAGTTGCATATCAGTTCCCGGGACCGCCGCCTGGCCGTCGAGCGCCTGAACGTGGAGCTATTGGGCGGCAGGATATCGGCCCGCAACACTTTCTGGCCCCTGGAGAACGGGTTGGGCGCCGAGCTGGAGCTGGAGGTCCACAACTTCCCCTACGGTTTCTTGGCCCACCAGATGTCCGAAGCATCCCTGGGCAACCGGGGGGTCTTCTCCCTGCGCCTGTCCATGACCTCCCAGACCCCCAGGGGAACTCCCCTGCTCGACCGGGCCAACGGGACGCTGCAGGTGGGGGTGTGGCCCCTGGACCTGCGGGCCGAGGCCTACGATCTCTGGGCCGCCAACCTGATGTTCGCCTTGCTGGGCTCCCTGGCCAGTAAAACCGAGTCCAAGGTCAACTGCGCGGTGGGCGAGTTCGTCTTGCAAAACGGCGTCATGACCAGCAAGGAGCTGGTCATAGACACCAGCAAGGTGCGGGTTTCGGGCAAGGGCAGCATCGACTTCCCGGCGCGCCGCTTCGAGGTGCACCTGCAACCCCGGGCCAAGAAGCCCGCCTTTTTCAGCCTGGAGACGCCCATCAGCATCAAGGGCACCTTTGACCAGGCCTCCGCCGGGGTGAGCCCCGGCGGCCTGGTGGGTTCGGTGATCAACTTCGCCACCAGCCCGGTGTTCGCGCCCCTGCGCCGCCTGATGGATATCATCATTCCCGAAAAGGACCCCAACATCTGCCGCGACCCCAAGAGCTGGCCCCCGCCGGCCGATCAGCCCCGTTAG
- a CDS encoding type II toxin-antitoxin system HicB family antitoxin, producing MSPKRDKLAWLRAVESLPAYPVVLLPMSGGGWEAVFPNLARLTAWGADKDACRANAVEALTFELGQRIVAGDDLPTPSDPARLIAGDDEPPGSELVLLDPKRSLLKKRLGLEKRETGGAMAATLGRFGRK from the coding sequence ATGTCCCCCAAGCGCGACAAGCTGGCCTGGCTGCGGGCGGTGGAAAGCCTGCCCGCCTATCCCGTGGTGCTTCTGCCCATGTCCGGGGGCGGCTGGGAGGCGGTGTTTCCCAACCTGGCCCGCCTGACGGCCTGGGGGGCAGACAAGGACGCCTGCCGGGCCAACGCCGTGGAGGCCCTAACCTTCGAGCTGGGCCAGCGCATCGTGGCCGGCGACGACCTGCCCACGCCCTCGGACCCCGCCCGGCTCATCGCCGGGGACGACGAGCCGCCCGGCAGCGAGCTGGTGCTGCTGGACCCCAAGCGCTCGCTGCTCAAAAAACGCCTGGGCCTGGAGAAGCGCGAAACGGGTGGAGCCATGGCCGCCACCCTGGGCAGATTCGGCCGCAAATAA